aGCCACACAGAATAAATCAAACAAGAAGCTTTTATTCAGAGCAATCAACCAGGAGGCAGCTACCACTTAACATCTCTCGGTCCAAGCACAGCGTAACATTCAGCTTGCACCGCATACAACCACAAGCAGGGGTGGCGATCAGTCACTGATACGTTCCCTTCCTCAAGGTGAGGAGGTTGGGGGATTACCAAGTTTGCAGTCATCAGTCAGCATGAGGTGTTCCTGGCCACTGTTAATTTCAAACTGGTCACTGCCACTGGGGAGACCTGACTTAGTCAAGCATAAGGAAAAgttacagaagccaaattcagccgGTTAGTCATTAAACATTAGGGTATTTCACTTCACTTATCTGTGCACTTTTTGATGCACTTGAAGGTCACTCCTCTGAGCACCCTAAGTTTCTGGGGTGCCCTTATTATTTATATTTCCTTCCTAAGCCCATTTAACTTTATCCACTGCCTCCATTCTTTCCCTCTCTACCCTATACTGCTCCCCTCCAGCCCTCTAGAAGCCTCTACTCCTGCTCCCCTCCAACCCCCTAGACCACTCTACTCCTGCTCCCCTCCAGCCCCCTAGTCCCCTCTACTCCTGCTCCCCTCCAGCCCCCTAGACCACTCTACTCCTGCTCCCCTCCAGCCCCCTAGAAGCCTCTACTCCTGCTCCCCTCCAACCCCCTAGACCACTCTACTCCTGCTCCCCTCCAGCCCTCTAGAAGCCTCTACTCCTGCTCCCCTCCAACCCCCTAGACCACTCTACTCCTGCTCCCCTCCAGCCCCCTAGACCACTCTACTCCTGCTCCCCTCCAGCCCCCTAGAAGCCTCTACTCCTGCTCCCCTCCAACCCCCTAGACCACTCTACTCCTGCTCCCCTCCAGCCCTCTAGAAGCCTCTACTCCTGCTCCCCTCCAACCCCCTAGACCACTCTACTCCTGCTCCCCTCCAGCCCTCTAGACCACTCTACTCCTGCTCCCCTCCAGCCCCCTAGGCCCCTCTACTCCTGCTCCCCTCCAACCCTCTTCAACTCTGACTCCCACACCTCCTTGCTGCTGCTCTCCCTGAGTCATCCTCACCTTATCTTTTAATCTGATGCATCCTCAATTCAAAAGCAATTTCACATATCTTTGAACCCAACATGCCATCGGTTGTAAAAATCTGCTGCGATTTTTCGGAccagaaaaaacaacaacccaaatgCCGATTAAACACATACTGCCCGTTGCTAGATGTACTGGAACTCAGAGAGCACAACATGAAAAAAGGCATTCGAACGATCAAACATGGGATGTTCACTATACAACAAATTTGGAAAactagtaaaaaaacaaaaaaaaataccccACGATATTAAAATCAACTATTGTCCCACCACTCAAAGAGAAAAACCTTCATGCGCATTTTGCTGCAGAATTTCTTTTATACTTTTCCCCTGTACATATATGCTCATAGAAAACATGTATGCATATGTACAAAGATGTATTAGTTGAGGGTGGTTAGTTTTTGCCAGCAAACAGAATCACACTGTACTTACCATTGTATAGCCTATTTTTCTGATATCAATACATTTCACATCAAGAAATATTCTTCTATGGTGTGATTTTCTCCAACACTTTTAAATCATAAAATTCAAATGTTTctttggaaaagaagaaaaaaaatccattaactGACCTACCCCAGGTAACCACCATGAATTTTGCTTGTAATGTGATTTTCCCTGGTGGGGATCACCATCATTTTGAACTATTTTGATGTGTACTGAGTGCCAGGCTTGGTGACAGGTCCCTGTGCTGGCAATGGACCCACTAGGTGCCAAGCCCCCATGCTAGGCTCCTTGGCAGGATGCCCAGGCTatgggggaagaggaagacctGAACACACGTCCCTGGGTCCCCTCCAGGGCAGGGCCCCGCTGCACTCCTGGGAGCTCCtctgctcctgcctcctggccagccTTCCCGCTGACTGTGGCCAGGTCTTTGCACTGTTTGAGACCTCAGCATCTTCATCAGTTGGATGGGGACTTTTATGACTTATTTGGGGCCCTGTGGGGAGGCTGAGCGAGATCAGGAACATAGGGAGAACCCCCATGAGGGGTCCCTGTGAGCCACAGCCAGTGCTCAACACCTGGCCCCACTCCTACTAGCCTTCCGGGCCCAAAAATGACGCGAGGCCACGGAGCCCATGTTGATGGGGATACTGAGGCTGGTAGGAGATAACCCCCTGTCCAGTGTCACCTAACCAAGGCAGGCCTAGGACTGAGCTTGGAGTCATAGCCTCAGCCCGTTTCTGCATAGCTGGGGGTGAGCAGGAAGCTGTCCTGGGGGGAACGCCAGAGTAGGATGTACAGAGAGAGGAGCCCCCTCTCCCGAGTCAGGAGATGGaactctccctgctccccaacaCAACTCTGAACTGGGAGCTGATGCCTACCTGCTAATGCTCCCAAGAATTCAAAGAGAAAACTTAGCCAGGACCAGGTGCCCAGCAAGACCACTGTGAAGGGGGCAGTCTAATTACCTTCATCAGCCCTCCTGTCTCTCCTCCTCATCTCCCAGCCCTCCCCTGTCAAAGGCTAACCCTGCTGAGTGTGGGTTTCTGCCTGGAGAGGCAGATAAAAGGAGAGGAGCCTGTCTGGGCAGGTAGAtgaggcagtgagttgggtgaagaCCAATCCCACTATCTGGAAACTCTGATCTCTGCGTCCTCCCAGGAGGGCGGAGAGATGGGGCTGCCACTCAGCACCGCCTCCCACAGTCGACCGGCCACCTTCCCTGGACAGACCGCAGTGTTCTCTCCCTGTCTCTAGGGCACCATGGCCAAGCAGCTGCAGGCCCGAAGGCTGGACGGGATTGACAAGAACCCCTGGTAAGCAAGCTGAGCCTAGGGTGTGTGTGGTGGCCCCTGGGAGCAGAGGGGAGGGGCGGAACAGGTGTTACCCCTGAATCTGCAATAGGACAGTGGGACCTAGGACTAGGCTGGGAGGTTGGCAGCCGCTGCCCAGGACACTCAGGCTTCCCTCTACTTGTCTGTGGCATTGACGTTAGGGGGTCAtggctcccacctgggagcgtcCTGGGGAGGAGGTGGTCGGGTGAGATATAATACTAGCCAGTTACTCACCGTGTGCTGTGGCCCAGGTACCATGCTAAGGGCTTCACAAAAATCAGTTTATTCCACACATGGGGTTCATGGTGCCCTCTCTCAGACAGGTTGGAAGGTTCAGCCAGGGCAGAGGAAGGGAACCATTGAGAGGCAGGCCTCCTTCTGACTTAGACCAACTGAGCAGAGTTGTTGGAGCACAGAGGGGGCGACTCTCTGGTCTAAAGACAGGCAGGACAGGAGCTAGCCTGGGAGGAATGCAGGTAGGGAGTTGAGAGCCATTCAGGCCAGGGCAAATGAGGGTGCCAGGGCAGGGGTCTGAGGATCTGGACCCTGGGGGTTCAGCCTAGAAAGTGGCTGGCTCCCCCAACCTCTCAGTCCATCTACTGTGGAGTGCGCACCACCCGAGGCTGAGTTTCAGCACCGCCGTTAGCACTGTGTGACTCTGGGCAGATCGCTACCCTCTCTGGGCCACAGCAACTCCTTGTGTTTGCAGAGACACTGGAGCTCTGGGGAGGAAGGGGCGGATTTTAGACAGACGTACACTTTATTGCGAGTCAGACCCATTCCTGGAGCTCCAGCCCAGGCCCTCTGCCCCCAGCTGTCTGAGCACCACATACTAGTCCTTCAACTGGTGGGTGGTCCCCAAGAAGGGCCAGAAGAAAGGCTGagctggggtgtggggggtgcaGGTGGAAATGGCAGGGCCCTCTTTGTTGAAGGATTTCTGACAGAGGTGACATCAGAGGCTGACTGTCATGAGTctcaccatgagccagaaagAGGGTGTCCCCAAAGACTGTTGAGGCTCTTTGATCAGAGTGTTTCAGACTCCAGTTTGACACATGCATGGGTGGGAATCCACTTCGGGAGTTCACCTAGTACTTTCACAGGTGGAGAGGGTCGGGAACACTACAGTCAgtagctggcattccagaagggtgGTGCTTTTGGTTTCTGCTCCACATAATATGAAGACTGTGGTAGGAAGATTAATTCCTACTGTGTCTCACAGTCAAAAAGCCAGGGATCCCCTGGACACGGTGCTgatccaggccaggggcacagcctgACCTCACGCCGATCTCCAGGCTGGCGGGCAGAAGCTGCTTGCCCAGCAGTTTTCCTAGAGCCGGACCTATGGCTCCTTCGGCCTGCCCTGGAGGCCAGCAGAAGTGCAGGTCATGGTGGGGGTGATGGGCCAGTGGCAACTCTGTTTGTCACCCAGGGTGGAACTCACCAAATTGGCCAGTGACTATGGGTCTGTGAACCTGGGCCAGGGCTTCCCTGACTTCGCGCCTCCAGACTTCGCCGTGGAAGCCTTTCAGCGTGCCCTCAGCGAGGACTACATGCTCAACCAGTACACCAAGGCCTTTGTGAGTCCCCAGCCCCTCAGCCCTCTGGATACAGGCTGcttgaggagggaggggacacaGCCCACACGAGCACCTGGAACCTTAAAATGTGCAAATGGCCAGAAGTTGGCTTGAGGGCAGAGCCAAGGAGTATAGGTAGGCCATAGTTCAGTGTACACTGGGGGTGCTACCTTAGTCCCAGCCCCCAGGCCGAGAACTCAGTGTTTGTGGGGAAGGCAGAAGAGTTGACAAAACTCTTTTATGACAAAACCAGTTGATAAAAACTGTggtgcaggtgcataagcaaatgtggtgaagaaagctgatatgatgttgcccggctatcagaagacatagcatctggggtcttaaaggcttgaaggtaaacaaatagccatctagctgagaagcaacaaagcccacatggaagaagcacaccatctgtgtgatcatgaggcgtcgataggatcaggtatccggcatcaaagaacaaaaaaatcatatcattgtgaatgagggggagtgcagagtggggacccaaagcccatctgtagacaactggacatgcccttacagaagggtcttggggaggagccgtgccagttaggatgcagtgtagcaccgatgaaacatacatctttcctctagttctttaatgcttcctccccacccactatcatgctcccaattctactttacaaatcccggtagaccagagcatgtacataggtacagataagagctggaaacacagggaatccaggacagataaacccctcaggaccgataatgagagtagcaataccaggagggtaagaggaagattggggagaaagggagaactgattacaaggatctacgtataacctcctccctgggggacggacaacagacaagtgggtgaagggagacatcagtcagtgttaacaacttataaattatcaaaggttcatgagggtggggagggagggggaaaatgagctgataccaagggctcaaatagaaagcaaatgttttgagaatgatgatggcaacaagtatacaaatgagcttgacacaatgtatgtatgtatgtattgtgatgaattgtatgagcccccaataaaatgattaagaaaaaaacaactgTGGTAGATGTGGGAGCCAAaacagacaaactcactgccattgagtcaattttgactcacacctTCTAGACAGAaatccctctgtgggtttctgggacggtAACTAttcccgggagtagaaagcctcatctttccctctcaaagtgactggtggttttgaactgctgactggggtttgtagcccaatgtgtaaccactatgtggCCAGAGCTCCAATTGTGGAAGCAGTAAGGAGAAAATGTAGCTTGAAGTGGTGGCCAGGGAAGGTTTCCTGGAGGAGGTGATGCCTAAACCTAGCCCTTCAGCTGTTGGCTGGCTTTGACTCCACTCCAATAGTAAATACTTGTCTGTGGATTAAAGGGGTGGTTCTTAAAAGTTGTGTCTGCACCCAAATTACCTAGAGGGGACCCTGCACAGCCACCACCTGGAGCAGTgtctcccaaagtgggcaatactgcCCCTGGGGTCGCTGGCACGATCCTACAGGGCTGCAGAAGCAAATACCTGCACTTCTTTTGGGCCACAGACTGCAGGATACTGGGTTTTAATGGCCAGGTCTCTGAggagtttgttttatttaaatggaGGCAGTAGGCCACATAAGTTTGGGGACATGTGGactagagagagtcattgttaaTAGTTTGTGATAGAGGGGGCCAGTCTTGgacgttttcacacacacacacacacacacacacacacacacacacacacgcttacacacacacacaccaccctgaCATAAGAGGGCTGCTCCCCACAGGAGCTCCCTCCCAGGTCTGTAGTTAAAAGATTCTAGAATTACCTCGGCCCACCTGAGTGGGCAGGTGGGTTCAGGTAGCTAAGATTGCTAACCCCGCTATCTTGGCAGGGTTACCCCCCGCTGACAAAAATCCTAGCCAGTTTCTTTGGGAAGCTGCTGGGACAGGAGATCCACCCCCTCAAGAACGTGCTGGTGACCGTGGGGGCTTATGGCGCCCTGTTCACGGCCTTCCAGGCCCTGGTGGATGAAGGAGATGAGGTGAGTGGGCACTGGAGGGGGGGGGCAGAATGGGGGAGGGGTGAAGGCAAAGCTAACCTGCCTTTGTACCCAGGTCATCATCATCGAACCCTTTTTTGACTGCTATGAGCCCATGACCTTGATGGCAGGGGGCTGCCCTGTGTTTGTGCCATTGAAGTTGGTAAGGATGCTGTGGGTGGGGCAGAGGGATGACAGGGCTGGACTAGGTTAGATCCTGGTaggcaggaaagaaggaaggaagccagCTCCTCTGagatgggggtggagtggggtccaGAGTCCCAGAGGGCAGGATGGACACATGCTGGGGATGACCACTCCTGGAACTGAATGTCTGCTGGGGAGGTGAGTATTGTCCACCCGCCTCCACCTCCTCTTGCAGAGGCCCTCCCAGGACGGGGGACTGGATTCCAGCAAAAACTGGCAGCTGGACCCCACGGAGCTGGCCAGCAAGTTCACATCTCGCACCAAAGCCTTGGTCCTCAACACCCCCAACAACCCCTTGGGAAAGGTACCTGCGGGGTTTCCTTTCCAGGACCTTCTGAACTGAATTCAAGTCTTTTCTTGCTTTGGATTTCCTGTGGCCAAGCCTCCCTGCCTCTTGATCTTCGTTTCTTTAGCTGGGAAGTGGGTGGGCTACATGCAGTGAGCTTGAAGAGCCTCCACCTGGCTCCATTCTCTGCTCCCAGGTCCTGTCTGAAGACCCAGCAATcccaggggagagggaggagggtccTTAGAGATGGTGCCATGAGAGCTGGTACCCTGTGGGGTCCTGTGGGGTCCCAGCAGCAGGCCTCTGTTCTCTCGGGTCCACCAGGTTTTCTCCAGGGCGGAGCTCGAGCTGGTGGCCAGCCTGTGCCAGCAGCATGATGTGGTGTGCATCAGTGATGAGGTTTACCAGTGGCTGGTCTTCGATGGAAACCAGCACGTCAGCATCGGTGAGCCTGGGCTCCGACATTGGCGCTGGCCAGGCCTGCTTCACCAGTGGAGTTGGCACCAGCCTAGAGAGCCAGACCTAGGGGCTGGAGCCACATGGGTTCTCTAAGCTTGGGCCTCTCTGAAGGGCGGCCTGGCTCCCAGAGCACTCCCTAGGATGCAGGGCCAAGGCCTGTGAATAGCGGAGCCCCAGGCAGATTCCTGAGTGTTGAGGCCTGTGAAGGCCTCCAGGGAGCCAGACCCCACCCCATCcaggcc
This window of the Tenrec ecaudatus isolate mTenEca1 chromosome 10, mTenEca1.hap1, whole genome shotgun sequence genome carries:
- the KYAT1 gene encoding kynurenine--oxoglutarate transaminase 1 isoform X1; this translates as MLRNVAAISAPLVGPLRRRKAGAASFTRRLHQTGTMAKQLQARRLDGIDKNPWVELTKLASDYGSVNLGQGFPDFAPPDFAVEAFQRALSEDYMLNQYTKAFGYPPLTKILASFFGKLLGQEIHPLKNVLVTVGAYGALFTAFQALVDEGDEVIIIEPFFDCYEPMTLMAGGCPVFVPLKLRPSQDGGLDSSKNWQLDPTELASKFTSRTKALVLNTPNNPLGKVFSRAELELVASLCQQHDVVCISDEVYQWLVFDGNQHVSIASLPGMWHRTLTIGSAGKTFSATGWKVGWVLGPDHLVKHLHTVHQNSVYHCPTQAQAAVALSLEREQQHFGQPSSYFVQLPEVTQHKRDHMIRSLQSVGLRPIIPQGSYFLIADISDFKSKMPNLPGATNEAYDSRFVKWMCRNKGLAAIPVSIFYSGPHQKLFDHYVRFCFIKDEATLQAMDEKLQKWKAELTP
- the KYAT1 gene encoding kynurenine--oxoglutarate transaminase 1 isoform X2: MAKQLQARRLDGIDKNPWVELTKLASDYGSVNLGQGFPDFAPPDFAVEAFQRALSEDYMLNQYTKAFGYPPLTKILASFFGKLLGQEIHPLKNVLVTVGAYGALFTAFQALVDEGDEVIIIEPFFDCYEPMTLMAGGCPVFVPLKLRPSQDGGLDSSKNWQLDPTELASKFTSRTKALVLNTPNNPLGKVFSRAELELVASLCQQHDVVCISDEVYQWLVFDGNQHVSIASLPGMWHRTLTIGSAGKTFSATGWKVGWVLGPDHLVKHLHTVHQNSVYHCPTQAQAAVALSLEREQQHFGQPSSYFVQLPEVTQHKRDHMIRSLQSVGLRPIIPQGSYFLIADISDFKSKMPNLPGATNEAYDSRFVKWMCRNKGLAAIPVSIFYSGPHQKLFDHYVRFCFIKDEATLQAMDEKLQKWKAELTP